A single genomic interval of Oncorhynchus masou masou isolate Uvic2021 unplaced genomic scaffold, UVic_Omas_1.1 unplaced_scaffold_9151, whole genome shotgun sequence harbors:
- the LOC135538130 gene encoding H-2 class II histocompatibility antigen, A-U alpha chain-like produces MYGLDGEELWYADFNKKEGVVALPPFVDQLSFPGFYEQAVGDQGTCKGNLATSIKAYKNPPETIDPPHSSIYPRDDVELGVGNTLICHVSGFHPAPVRVRWTRNNQNVTEGVRLSTPYPNTDFTLNQFSSLSFTPEEGDIYGCTVEHKGLTEPLTRIWEPEVSQPSVAPAVFCGVGLTLGLLGVATGTFFLIKGNQCN; encoded by the exons ATGTATGGACTGGATGGTGAAGAGTTGTGGTACGCAGACTTCAACAAAAAGGAGGGAGTGGTGGCTCTGCCTCCGTTTGTAGATCAGTTGAGCTTCCCTGGATTTTATGAACAGGCTGTAGGTGATCAGGGGACATGCAAAGGAAACCTGGCCACATCTATAAAAGCTTACAAGAACCCACCAGAGACAATag ACCCTCCTCACAGCAGCATCTACCCCAGGGATGATGTGGAACTGGGGGTGGGGAACACCCTCATCTGCCACGTCAGTGGGTTCCACCCTGCACCTGTCAGAGTCAGGTGGACCAGGAACAACCAGAATGTGACCGAGGGAGTGCGTCTCAGCACCCCCTACCCCAACACTGATTTCACCCTCAACCAGTTCTCCAGTCTGAGCTTCACcccagaggagggagacatctatgGCTGTACTGTGGAGCACAAGGGCCTTACTGAGCCCCTGACACGGATCTGGG aaCCTGAGGTGAGCCAGCCCAGCGTGGCTCCTGCTGTGTTCTGTGGTGTGGGTCTGACTCTGGGGCTGCTGGGAGTGGCTACCGGAACATTCTTCCTCATCAAAGGGAACCAGTGTAACTGA